In a single window of the Thunnus albacares chromosome 1, fThuAlb1.1, whole genome shotgun sequence genome:
- the dagla gene encoding diacylglycerol lipase-alpha isoform X1, with amino-acid sequence MPGMVMFRRRWSVGSDDLVLPALFLFLLHCIWLVVLSVVLFGLPYGSDQSCSVTLVDHGRGYLGILVSCLICESAIMWLSMRGSILYTQPREAVQYVIYIRLAILLVELVYAVVGIAWLVQYYQPCSDVTAKNLALGIVACNWLVIFSVCITLMCTFDPTGRTFVKLKATRRRQRNLTTYTLRHRLEEGQASSWSRRLKFFMCCTRAQDTQSDAYSEVASLFAEFFRDLDIVPSDIIAGLVLLRQRQRSKRSSILDQANNDILAFLSGMPVTRNTRYLDLKNSAEMNMYKDVCYYMLFALAAYGWPMYLMRKPACGLCRLVSSCPCTSVSGSRLSQSVTVEEDNCCGCNVLAIRRHFLDRDLKQVHIVYTSCHDAVYETPFFVAVDHAKKKVVISIRGTLSPKDALTDLTGDSERLPVEEQHGTWLGHKGMVYSAEYIKKKLEQEMILSQAFGRDLSKGTMHYGLVIVGHSLGAGTAAILSFLLRPQYPTLHCYSYSPPGGLLSEDAMEYSKEFVTSVVLGKDLVPRLGLSQLEGFRRHLLEVLQKSNKPKWRIIAGGTKCIPKSELPLEDDDPQSQPAAPPSSRLWLHPSDLSIALSASTPLFPPGRIIHVVHNHPPETCCGQEEPTYSALWGDNKAFDEVIISPAMLNEHMPHMVMEGLNKVLENYNKGKTALLSAAKIMVSPTEVDLNPENIFMDASTTSHQPTPTTHHRRNSSVRQKPLSRSCAQSEISLDGFSECPPPPVPVVLRGARERLAVELRDRKAPLAVMESLSDAESLYSLDSRRSSAALRGSPMLSSLPFPLDAPIPEENPSLSSRTELLAADCLCQATPEHLGEVGPFFTPMESTSTPDYPMRLSPATPRYSGQHSPALLNQSVSTQPFKPEPNANPNMLPDGDHQQMPGVYSPGSTPNAPLSPQIGSRPMDGKKEQWEMDTAEKQFSAETRPAASTPPPQLSNGNPSQAVLEFAQYLDSLFRLDGSSSPPLELSDGESESGRGSFGQEECLGEGQQLDDKQLLARATLEPNLVPKPPRTFAGSADPSSGISLSPSFPLSSSEELNDLSPGEGAPPAIHSLRTSTPCHCPEENTLSSMV; translated from the exons ATGCCTGGCATGGTGATGTTTCGGCGGCGCTGGTCAGTTGGCAGTGATGACCTGGTGCTGCCcgccctctttctttttctattgcACTGCATCTG GCTGGTGGTTCTGTCGGTGGTTCTGTTCGGCCTCCCCTACGGCTCAGACCAGTCCTGTTCTGTAACACTGGTGGACCATGGCCGAGGGTACCTGGGCATCCTGGTCAGCTGCCTTATCTGTGAGAGCGCCATCATGTGGTTGAGCATGAGAGGCAGCATTCTGTACACACAGCCCAGGGAAGCTGTGCAGTATGTCATCTATATACGGCTGG CTATTCTGTTGGTCGAGCTAGTATATGCCGTGGTGGGAATTGCCTGGCTCGTCCAGTATTACCAGCCATGCTCTGATGTCACTGCCAAAAACCTGGCTCTGG GAATCGTTGCATGCAACTGGCTGGTGATATTCAGTGTCTGCATTACTCTCATGTGCACCTTTGATCCAACTGGTCGGACCTTTGTCAAACTGAAAGCCACCCGGCGGCGTCAGCGCAACCTCACTACGTACACATTAAG ACACAGGCTGGAGGAAGGCCAAGCCagcagctggagcaggagaCTAAAGTTCTTCATGTGCTGCACAAGAGCCCAGGATACAcaatca GATGCATATTCAGAAGTGGCCAGCCTTTTCGCAGAGTTCTTCAGAGACCTGGACATTGTGCCTAGTGATATTATTGCTGGCCTGGTACTTCTCCGCCAGCGACAGAGGTCTAAAAGATCTTCTATCTTGGACCAG GCCAACAATGATATTTTAGCCTTCCTATCTGGAATGCCTGTCACACGTAACACTAGATACCTGGACCTTAAGAACTCG GCTGAGATGAACATGTACAAGGATGTGTGCTATTACATGCTCTTTGCCCTCGCTGCATATGGTTGGCCCATGTACCTGATGAGGAAGCCTGCCTGTGGGCTGTGCCGCCTCGTCAGCTCCTGCCC CTGCACATCAGTGTCTGGCTCTCGGTTGTCTCAGTCAGTGACAGTGGAGGAGGACAACTGTTGTGGTTGTAATGTCCTGGCCATACGCAGACACTTCCTGGACAGGGACCTCAAGCAGGTTCACATTGTCTACACTTCCTGCCATGATGCT GTTTATGAGACTCCGTTCTTTGTGGCAGTGGATCATGCAAAAAAGAAGGTTGTCATCAGTATCAGAGGAACCCTATCGCCAAAG GATGCCTTGACTGATCTGACGGGGGATTCTGAACGTTTGCCAGTGGAGGAGCAGCATGGGACGTGGCTTGGTCACAAG GGGATGGTTTACTCAGCAGAATACATTAAGAAGAAACTGGAGCAGGAAATGATCTTGTCACAAGCCTTTGGAAGAGATTTG AGCAAGGGCACCATGCACTATGGGCTGGTGATAGTCGGGCATTCTCTTGGTGCAGGCACCGCTGCTATCCTCTCATTCCTGCTGAGACCTCAGTACCCCACACTTCACTGCTACTCTTACTCCCCTCCCGGTGGCCTTCTTAG TGAGGATGCCATGGAGTACTCCAAAGAGTTTGTCACCTCTGTGGTATTAGGAAAAGACTTGGTACCAAG GCTTGGCCTGTCACAACTGGAGGGTTTCCGACGCCACCTTCTGGAAGTCTTACAGAAAAGTAACAAGCCAAAG TGGAGGATCATTGCGGGGGGCACCAAATGCATCCCAAAATCAGAGCTTCCACTAGAGGATGATGATCCTCAGTCTCAGCCAGCAGCCCCCCCCAGCAGTCGCTTGTGGCTCCACCCCAGTGACCTCAGCATTGCCCTTTCAGCCTCAACCCCCCTCTTCCCCCCTGGCAGAATCATCCACGTTGTGCACAACCATCCTCCAGAGACATG CTGTGGCCAGGAAGAGCCAACCTACTCAGCTCTGTGGGGGGACAACAAGGCCTTTGATGAGGTCATCATATCACCCGCCATGCTTAATGAGCACATGCCCCACATGGTGATGGAGGGCCTAAACAAG GTGCTGGAGAACTACAACAAAGGAAAAACAGCTTTGCTGTCAGCAGCGAAGATCATGGTGAGCCCAACTGAAGTGGACTTGAACCCAGAGAATATATTCATGGATGCATCAACAACATCCCATCAGCCGACGCCTACAACCCACCACCGCAGGAACAGTAGTGTTCG acaaaaaccaTTGTCACG TTCTTGTGCCCAGTCTGAAATATCTCTGGATGGTTTCTCTGAGtgccctcctcctccagtcCCTGTAGTGCTGCGTGGAGCACGGGAGCGCCTTGCAGTGGAGCTGAGGGACCGCAAAGCACCGCTAGCTGTCATGGAAAGTCTTTCAGACGCCGAATCCCTCTATAGTCTGGATTCCCGACGCTCCTCAGCTGCGCTAAGGGGTTCTCCAATGCTGAGTAGCCTCCCGTTCCCCTTGGATGCCCCAATTCCAGAGGAGAACCCGTCTCTCAGCTCTCGCACTGAACTACTGGCTGCCGACTGCCTCTGCCAGGCTACACCAGAGCACCTGGGTGAGGTTGGGCCTTTCTTTACCCCAATGGAATCCACATCCACCCCAGATTACCCAATGCGTCTGTCCCCTGCCACACCACGCTACAGTGGACAACATTCCCCAGCTCTGCTAAACCAGAGCGTCTCTACTCAGCCTTTCAAGCCAGAGCCCAACGCCAACCCAAATATGCTTCCTGATGGGGATCACCAACAGATGCCTGGTGTCTACAGCCCAGGTAGCACACCTAATGCTCCCCTCAGTCCACAAATTGGTTCTAGACCAATGGATGGGAAGAAGGAACAGTGGGAGATGgacacagcagagaaacagtTCAGTGCAGAGACCAGACCGGCAGCTTCTACTCCTCCACCCCAACTATCCAATGGAAACCCCAGCCAGGCAGTGTTAGAATTCGCCCAGTACTTAGACTCTCTATTCAGACTGGACGGCAGCAGCTCGCCACCTCTGGAGCTGTCTGACGGGGAGTCAGAGTCAGGCCGGGGTTCCTTTGGGCAGGAGGAGTGCTTGGGAGAAGGACAGCAGTTGGATGACAAACAACTTCTGGCCAGAGCAACACTGGAGCCTAACCTAGTCCCCAAGCCCCCACGCACTTTTGCTGGATCTGCTGACCCCTCTTCTGGCATCTCTTTGTcaccttccttccctctctcatCGTCTGAGGAGCTCAACGACCTTTCCCCTGGTGAGGGCGCCCCACCTGCCATACACTCCCTACGAACATCTACCCCTTGCCACTGTCCTGAGGAGAACACACTATCCTCTATGGTGTAG
- the polr2l gene encoding DNA-directed RNA polymerases I, II, and III subunit RPABC5: MIIPVRCFTCGKIVGNKWEAYLGLLQAEYTEGDALDALGLKRYCCRRMLLSHVDLIEKLLNYAPLEK, encoded by the exons ATGATCATCCCAGTGCGGTGCTTCACCTGCGGAAAGATTGTGGGTAACAAGTGGGAGGCATACCTCGGCCTGCTTCAGGCTGAGTACACTGAGGG AGATGCTCTTGATGCCCTGGGCCTGAAGAGATACTGTTGTCGAAGGATGCTGCTATCTCACGTGGATCTTATTGAGAAATTGTTGAATTATGCCCCCCTGGAAAAGTGA
- the dagla gene encoding diacylglycerol lipase-alpha isoform X2 codes for MPGMVMFRRRWSVGSDDLVLPALFLFLLHCIWLVVLSVVLFGLPYGSDQSCSVTLVDHGRGYLGILVSCLICESAIMWLSMRGSILYTQPREAVQYVIYIRLAILLVELVYAVVGIAWLVQYYQPCSDVTAKNLALGIVACNWLVIFSVCITLMCTFDPTGRTFVKLKATRRRQRNLTTYTLRHRLEEGQASSWSRRLKFFMCCTRAQDTQSDAYSEVASLFAEFFRDLDIVPSDIIAGLVLLRQRQRSKRSSILDQANNDILAFLSGMPVTRNTRYLDLKNSAEMNMYKDVCYYMLFALAAYGWPMYLMRKPACGLCRLVSSCPCTSVSGSRLSQSVTVEEDNCCGCNVLAIRRHFLDRDLKQVHIVYTSCHDAVYETPFFVAVDHAKKKVVISIRGTLSPKDALTDLTGDSERLPVEEQHGTWLGHKGMVYSAEYIKKKLEQEMILSQAFGRDLSKGTMHYGLVIVGHSLGAGTAAILSFLLRPQYPTLHCYSYSPPGGLLSEDAMEYSKEFVTSVVLGKDLVPRLGLSQLEGFRRHLLEVLQKSNKPKWRIIAGGTKCIPKSELPLEDDDPQSQPAAPPSSRLWLHPSDLSIALSASTPLFPPGRIIHVVHNHPPETCCGQEEPTYSALWGDNKAFDEVIISPAMLNEHMPHMVMEGLNKVLENYNKGKTALLSAAKIMVSPTEVDLNPENIFMDASTTSHQPTPTTHHRRNSSVRSCAQSEISLDGFSECPPPPVPVVLRGARERLAVELRDRKAPLAVMESLSDAESLYSLDSRRSSAALRGSPMLSSLPFPLDAPIPEENPSLSSRTELLAADCLCQATPEHLGEVGPFFTPMESTSTPDYPMRLSPATPRYSGQHSPALLNQSVSTQPFKPEPNANPNMLPDGDHQQMPGVYSPGSTPNAPLSPQIGSRPMDGKKEQWEMDTAEKQFSAETRPAASTPPPQLSNGNPSQAVLEFAQYLDSLFRLDGSSSPPLELSDGESESGRGSFGQEECLGEGQQLDDKQLLARATLEPNLVPKPPRTFAGSADPSSGISLSPSFPLSSSEELNDLSPGEGAPPAIHSLRTSTPCHCPEENTLSSMV; via the exons ATGCCTGGCATGGTGATGTTTCGGCGGCGCTGGTCAGTTGGCAGTGATGACCTGGTGCTGCCcgccctctttctttttctattgcACTGCATCTG GCTGGTGGTTCTGTCGGTGGTTCTGTTCGGCCTCCCCTACGGCTCAGACCAGTCCTGTTCTGTAACACTGGTGGACCATGGCCGAGGGTACCTGGGCATCCTGGTCAGCTGCCTTATCTGTGAGAGCGCCATCATGTGGTTGAGCATGAGAGGCAGCATTCTGTACACACAGCCCAGGGAAGCTGTGCAGTATGTCATCTATATACGGCTGG CTATTCTGTTGGTCGAGCTAGTATATGCCGTGGTGGGAATTGCCTGGCTCGTCCAGTATTACCAGCCATGCTCTGATGTCACTGCCAAAAACCTGGCTCTGG GAATCGTTGCATGCAACTGGCTGGTGATATTCAGTGTCTGCATTACTCTCATGTGCACCTTTGATCCAACTGGTCGGACCTTTGTCAAACTGAAAGCCACCCGGCGGCGTCAGCGCAACCTCACTACGTACACATTAAG ACACAGGCTGGAGGAAGGCCAAGCCagcagctggagcaggagaCTAAAGTTCTTCATGTGCTGCACAAGAGCCCAGGATACAcaatca GATGCATATTCAGAAGTGGCCAGCCTTTTCGCAGAGTTCTTCAGAGACCTGGACATTGTGCCTAGTGATATTATTGCTGGCCTGGTACTTCTCCGCCAGCGACAGAGGTCTAAAAGATCTTCTATCTTGGACCAG GCCAACAATGATATTTTAGCCTTCCTATCTGGAATGCCTGTCACACGTAACACTAGATACCTGGACCTTAAGAACTCG GCTGAGATGAACATGTACAAGGATGTGTGCTATTACATGCTCTTTGCCCTCGCTGCATATGGTTGGCCCATGTACCTGATGAGGAAGCCTGCCTGTGGGCTGTGCCGCCTCGTCAGCTCCTGCCC CTGCACATCAGTGTCTGGCTCTCGGTTGTCTCAGTCAGTGACAGTGGAGGAGGACAACTGTTGTGGTTGTAATGTCCTGGCCATACGCAGACACTTCCTGGACAGGGACCTCAAGCAGGTTCACATTGTCTACACTTCCTGCCATGATGCT GTTTATGAGACTCCGTTCTTTGTGGCAGTGGATCATGCAAAAAAGAAGGTTGTCATCAGTATCAGAGGAACCCTATCGCCAAAG GATGCCTTGACTGATCTGACGGGGGATTCTGAACGTTTGCCAGTGGAGGAGCAGCATGGGACGTGGCTTGGTCACAAG GGGATGGTTTACTCAGCAGAATACATTAAGAAGAAACTGGAGCAGGAAATGATCTTGTCACAAGCCTTTGGAAGAGATTTG AGCAAGGGCACCATGCACTATGGGCTGGTGATAGTCGGGCATTCTCTTGGTGCAGGCACCGCTGCTATCCTCTCATTCCTGCTGAGACCTCAGTACCCCACACTTCACTGCTACTCTTACTCCCCTCCCGGTGGCCTTCTTAG TGAGGATGCCATGGAGTACTCCAAAGAGTTTGTCACCTCTGTGGTATTAGGAAAAGACTTGGTACCAAG GCTTGGCCTGTCACAACTGGAGGGTTTCCGACGCCACCTTCTGGAAGTCTTACAGAAAAGTAACAAGCCAAAG TGGAGGATCATTGCGGGGGGCACCAAATGCATCCCAAAATCAGAGCTTCCACTAGAGGATGATGATCCTCAGTCTCAGCCAGCAGCCCCCCCCAGCAGTCGCTTGTGGCTCCACCCCAGTGACCTCAGCATTGCCCTTTCAGCCTCAACCCCCCTCTTCCCCCCTGGCAGAATCATCCACGTTGTGCACAACCATCCTCCAGAGACATG CTGTGGCCAGGAAGAGCCAACCTACTCAGCTCTGTGGGGGGACAACAAGGCCTTTGATGAGGTCATCATATCACCCGCCATGCTTAATGAGCACATGCCCCACATGGTGATGGAGGGCCTAAACAAG GTGCTGGAGAACTACAACAAAGGAAAAACAGCTTTGCTGTCAGCAGCGAAGATCATGGTGAGCCCAACTGAAGTGGACTTGAACCCAGAGAATATATTCATGGATGCATCAACAACATCCCATCAGCCGACGCCTACAACCCACCACCGCAGGAACAGTAGTGTTCG TTCTTGTGCCCAGTCTGAAATATCTCTGGATGGTTTCTCTGAGtgccctcctcctccagtcCCTGTAGTGCTGCGTGGAGCACGGGAGCGCCTTGCAGTGGAGCTGAGGGACCGCAAAGCACCGCTAGCTGTCATGGAAAGTCTTTCAGACGCCGAATCCCTCTATAGTCTGGATTCCCGACGCTCCTCAGCTGCGCTAAGGGGTTCTCCAATGCTGAGTAGCCTCCCGTTCCCCTTGGATGCCCCAATTCCAGAGGAGAACCCGTCTCTCAGCTCTCGCACTGAACTACTGGCTGCCGACTGCCTCTGCCAGGCTACACCAGAGCACCTGGGTGAGGTTGGGCCTTTCTTTACCCCAATGGAATCCACATCCACCCCAGATTACCCAATGCGTCTGTCCCCTGCCACACCACGCTACAGTGGACAACATTCCCCAGCTCTGCTAAACCAGAGCGTCTCTACTCAGCCTTTCAAGCCAGAGCCCAACGCCAACCCAAATATGCTTCCTGATGGGGATCACCAACAGATGCCTGGTGTCTACAGCCCAGGTAGCACACCTAATGCTCCCCTCAGTCCACAAATTGGTTCTAGACCAATGGATGGGAAGAAGGAACAGTGGGAGATGgacacagcagagaaacagtTCAGTGCAGAGACCAGACCGGCAGCTTCTACTCCTCCACCCCAACTATCCAATGGAAACCCCAGCCAGGCAGTGTTAGAATTCGCCCAGTACTTAGACTCTCTATTCAGACTGGACGGCAGCAGCTCGCCACCTCTGGAGCTGTCTGACGGGGAGTCAGAGTCAGGCCGGGGTTCCTTTGGGCAGGAGGAGTGCTTGGGAGAAGGACAGCAGTTGGATGACAAACAACTTCTGGCCAGAGCAACACTGGAGCCTAACCTAGTCCCCAAGCCCCCACGCACTTTTGCTGGATCTGCTGACCCCTCTTCTGGCATCTCTTTGTcaccttccttccctctctcatCGTCTGAGGAGCTCAACGACCTTTCCCCTGGTGAGGGCGCCCCACCTGCCATACACTCCCTACGAACATCTACCCCTTGCCACTGTCCTGAGGAGAACACACTATCCTCTATGGTGTAG